In Candidatus Hinthialibacter antarcticus, one genomic interval encodes:
- a CDS encoding cytochrome c peroxidase → MKMNCIRKSLAALTLTVVGGALCLSVTAGTPLQVDPPHGLPPLPVPNDNPMTVEKVELGKMLYFDTRLSVDNTVSCASCHIPENGYAEPRATSKGIKEQIGGRNANPVLNSAYATSMFWDGRMEHLEAQAAGPVENPIEMGADMNVVAKKIASVPEYKKRFQDVFGKAASKDTITKAIAAFERTLLSGNSPYDKGTMSAAAKKGETLFKGKGLCATCHTPPIFSNWGFYNAGIGMDKATPDIGRMEVSGIEADKGAFRVPHLRNAKETGPYFHDGSVESLEEAVRIMVGGGKDNPSLHPLFRALKAQKFSDAEIDQLVAFIEALSGEYPIVEAPKLP, encoded by the coding sequence CGATCCACCGCATGGATTGCCCCCGCTTCCCGTTCCAAATGACAACCCGATGACAGTCGAGAAAGTCGAATTGGGCAAGATGCTCTATTTCGATACGCGGCTCAGCGTTGATAACACGGTTTCTTGCGCCAGCTGCCATATCCCCGAAAATGGCTATGCGGAACCCCGCGCCACATCAAAAGGGATCAAAGAACAAATAGGCGGACGCAACGCCAATCCTGTGCTCAACTCAGCCTATGCGACATCCATGTTCTGGGACGGACGCATGGAGCACCTGGAAGCGCAAGCCGCCGGCCCGGTCGAAAACCCCATTGAAATGGGCGCTGATATGAATGTAGTTGCGAAGAAGATCGCTAGTGTTCCTGAATATAAAAAGCGCTTTCAGGACGTATTCGGCAAAGCCGCGAGTAAAGACACCATCACCAAAGCGATTGCAGCGTTTGAGCGCACCCTTCTCAGCGGCAACTCGCCTTACGACAAAGGGACCATGAGCGCCGCCGCCAAAAAAGGCGAAACGTTATTCAAAGGCAAAGGGCTTTGCGCCACCTGCCATACGCCGCCGATATTCTCAAACTGGGGCTTCTATAACGCAGGCATCGGCATGGACAAAGCCACTCCAGATATTGGCCGCATGGAAGTTTCCGGCATCGAAGCCGACAAAGGCGCATTCCGCGTCCCCCATCTTCGCAATGCCAAAGAAACCGGCCCGTATTTCCACGACGGCAGCGTTGAGTCATTAGAAGAAGCCGTCCGCATCATGGTTGGCGGCGGCAAAGACAACCCCAGTCTTCACCCGCTGTTCCGCGCCCTGAAAGCGCAGAAGTTCAGTGATGCAGAAATTGACCAGTTGGTCGCTTTCATTGAAGCGCTCTCTGGTGAGTATCCTATCGTGGAAGCGCCGAAACTTCCCTAA
- a CDS encoding two-component regulator propeller domain-containing protein produces the protein MIIQRLLSAILCLFLAPQFVYSNIPIRCNHITTLDGLSNNSVRAIAQDQNGFIWFGTNEGLNRYDGVNFTIFKYDPYEIDSLSSNLVMYLLVDRQGFLWIATDDGLNRWDPATGKITRFPSSAPSHDRPGANFILTLFEDSLGRIWVGTVNGLRVFSHETNEFKNYYHDPNDPATLSLSHINDVFEDHNHTIWVATHGKGMNRLNDDGETFTRIMPDQDDLTPSIPWTPTCIYEDSKNRYWVGTWDKGLLRFDPVNMSFEPVDEMRTVNVRFVREDQYGNLWVGTLGNGLYYLDALSEQFSVYQSDPIVDSGLSSDKIYSFFQDRNELFFVGTANGGANTFRHPKYQIQHYQPNSISNTSLSDKSITSILEAYDGIVWIGTQDHGLDRFDPSTGEYKNYIYATEENKPHIDTVVVNYIYSIKELGDGRLLIGTLGYGLGVFDPTTEQFNFFYGEESLPYIGYHNSIKDIVIDKQNQIWVCNDNGYVLCLDTTFKIKKIYGDKPNTFSYPRLTALEFQDDQNLLVGAESEGLNLLNIETGEISYFKHDPYNPDSISDNTTWDILSDHQGQIWIGTDAGLNLFHPNSGEFEDITELHKFPSRAVLGIVEDNNGNLWLGTNRGLVRYDPSINKADLYRHHNGIQGYEFTPRSSFVSSNGKLYFGGNYGFNIIDADTFRDYPNRSPILLSNIRIEGEKYPSDPLIWKTDSFELPYSKNDLALRFVLLDYTVSSKNTLEYKMGDSNDWMAINNSQEILFADMSPGKRKLIIRGANADGTLGSYTKELTVTVLPPYWMTWQFRTLAVFAVCILIYLGYKSRVRRIAKHNEELKNEVEEQIARLKILSGLMPICSYCKKVRDDTGYWNQVEAYIQAHSQAEFSHGICPECMEEHFSEFSDLKSKEQRNNDNEHKN, from the coding sequence ATGATTATTCAACGGCTTCTATCGGCTATATTATGCCTCTTCCTGGCGCCTCAGTTCGTATATTCAAATATTCCAATTCGTTGTAACCACATCACCACTCTGGACGGGCTTTCCAATAATTCGGTTCGCGCAATTGCTCAAGATCAAAATGGATTTATCTGGTTTGGAACAAATGAGGGATTAAATCGTTATGACGGAGTTAATTTTACGATTTTCAAATATGACCCTTATGAAATAGATTCTCTATCCAGCAATCTTGTAATGTATCTTCTCGTTGATCGTCAGGGCTTTTTGTGGATTGCGACTGATGATGGTTTAAACCGTTGGGACCCCGCGACCGGTAAAATAACGCGTTTTCCATCAAGCGCTCCAAGCCATGACCGGCCTGGAGCAAATTTTATTCTAACCTTATTTGAAGATTCGCTTGGGAGAATATGGGTCGGAACCGTCAATGGATTACGCGTTTTTTCACATGAAACGAATGAGTTCAAAAATTATTATCATGACCCGAATGACCCGGCGACGCTCTCGCTAAGCCATATCAATGATGTGTTTGAAGATCACAATCACACCATCTGGGTCGCCACTCATGGAAAGGGTATGAACCGTCTCAATGACGATGGAGAGACGTTTACCCGCATCATGCCCGACCAAGACGACCTGACGCCTTCGATCCCATGGACGCCGACTTGCATCTATGAAGATTCCAAAAATCGCTATTGGGTCGGAACCTGGGACAAAGGGTTGCTCCGCTTCGATCCAGTGAACATGTCCTTTGAACCAGTGGATGAAATGCGCACCGTCAATGTCCGGTTTGTTCGCGAAGATCAATACGGAAATCTCTGGGTAGGAACGCTGGGTAACGGTTTATATTACCTTGATGCATTGTCCGAACAATTTTCTGTTTATCAATCAGACCCCATCGTTGACTCTGGTTTGAGTTCAGACAAAATCTACTCATTCTTTCAGGACAGAAACGAACTGTTTTTTGTTGGAACCGCCAACGGTGGAGCCAATACCTTCAGACATCCTAAATATCAAATCCAACACTACCAGCCAAACTCTATCTCAAACACCAGTTTATCTGACAAGTCAATTACTTCGATCCTAGAGGCATACGACGGCATCGTGTGGATTGGTACGCAAGATCATGGACTCGACCGCTTCGATCCCAGCACCGGCGAATATAAAAACTACATTTATGCAACAGAAGAGAACAAACCCCATATCGACACCGTTGTCGTTAATTACATCTATTCGATAAAAGAATTGGGAGATGGCAGGCTTTTAATTGGTACGCTTGGGTATGGACTGGGCGTATTTGATCCAACAACTGAACAATTTAATTTCTTTTACGGTGAAGAATCGCTGCCCTACATCGGTTACCACAACAGTATTAAAGACATTGTTATTGATAAGCAAAATCAGATATGGGTATGCAACGACAATGGATACGTCCTTTGTTTGGATACAACATTTAAAATCAAAAAAATATATGGAGACAAACCAAATACATTTAGTTACCCACGCTTAACGGCGCTTGAGTTCCAAGACGACCAAAACCTTCTAGTCGGCGCAGAAAGCGAAGGCTTGAATTTATTAAACATTGAAACGGGTGAAATTTCATACTTCAAACATGATCCATATAATCCAGACAGCATTTCAGACAATACGACCTGGGATATATTGTCCGATCATCAAGGTCAAATCTGGATTGGAACCGATGCAGGCTTAAACCTCTTTCATCCTAACTCAGGTGAATTTGAAGACATCACTGAATTGCACAAATTCCCCAGCAGAGCGGTTCTCGGCATCGTTGAAGATAATAATGGCAACCTTTGGCTAGGAACAAACCGTGGGTTGGTTCGCTACGATCCAAGTATAAACAAAGCGGATTTATATCGTCATCATAATGGAATACAAGGTTATGAATTTACTCCAAGGTCCAGTTTTGTAAGTTCTAACGGAAAGTTATATTTTGGCGGTAATTATGGTTTTAATATTATTGACGCAGATACCTTCCGAGATTACCCGAACCGCTCACCCATATTATTAAGCAATATTCGAATAGAAGGAGAAAAGTATCCAAGCGATCCATTGATATGGAAAACAGATTCATTTGAATTGCCCTATTCAAAAAATGACCTCGCCCTCCGTTTTGTATTGTTGGATTACACAGTCTCTTCTAAGAATACGCTCGAATATAAAATGGGAGACTCAAACGATTGGATGGCAATTAACAATTCACAAGAAATCCTGTTTGCCGATATGTCTCCAGGAAAACGAAAACTTATTATTCGCGGCGCCAACGCGGATGGAACCCTGGGCTCATATACAAAAGAATTAACCGTAACAGTGCTGCCTCCCTATTGGATGACTTGGCAGTTCCGAACGCTTGCAGTGTTTGCCGTCTGTATTCTGATCTATCTAGGGTATAAATCGCGCGTCAGGCGCATTGCAAAACATAACGAAGAACTCAAAAATGAAGTCGAGGAGCAGATTGCGCGCCTGAAAATCCTCAGCGGACTGATGCCAATCTGCTCGTATTGTAAGAAAGTGCGTGACGACACTGGTTATTGGAACCAAGTTGAAGCGTATATTCAGGCGCATAGCCAAGCGGAATTCAGCCACGGGATATGCCCCGAATGTATGGAAGAACATTTTTCAGAATTTTCTGATCTAAAATCAAAAGAACAGCGCAACAATGACAACGAACACAAGAATTGA
- a CDS encoding zf-HC2 domain-containing protein has protein sequence MTNLKCPFNHELLSAYASGNGSAQDRGVVERHLANCGHCRREVLELEKSWWALDVWRDEDIAVQPRFDVLKNRIQANRQPVSLMQRAKPYWHQANRTLAKSSKFAAAAAVAMVMVVAAFQGGQSTMNSPANSRLADADQSTNEPTQARLVEFAASPIDDALQSNTRDLERLQTFVALGDRDNETRTEGGFTPRRVVPTNDVVAISYQPTAMANGVYLGQ, from the coding sequence ATGACAAATTTGAAATGCCCATTTAATCATGAATTGCTCTCGGCTTATGCGTCGGGAAATGGAAGCGCCCAAGACCGCGGCGTGGTTGAACGCCATTTGGCGAACTGCGGCCACTGTCGGCGTGAAGTGCTTGAGTTGGAAAAATCCTGGTGGGCGCTCGATGTTTGGCGCGACGAAGACATTGCCGTCCAACCCCGGTTTGACGTCTTGAAGAACCGCATCCAGGCCAACCGGCAACCGGTCTCATTAATGCAGCGCGCCAAGCCCTATTGGCATCAGGCCAATCGCACATTGGCGAAGTCGTCTAAATTCGCCGCCGCTGCGGCAGTGGCGATGGTTATGGTCGTCGCGGCCTTTCAGGGCGGGCAATCAACCATGAATTCACCTGCCAACTCACGCCTGGCGGACGCCGACCAATCAACAAACGAGCCAACTCAAGCGCGGCTGGTTGAATTTGCGGCGAGCCCAATTGATGACGCATTACAATCAAACACAAGAGACTTAGAGCGCTTGCAGACGTTTGTCGCCTTGGGCGACCGGGACAACGAAACGCGAACGGAAGGCGGTTTTACGCCGCGCCGCGTGGTTCCCACCAACGATGTCGTTGCAATTTCTTATCAACCAACCGCGATGGCCAACGGCGTTTATCTCGGGCAATAA
- a CDS encoding c-type cytochrome: protein MKHVLLWVVQVLIVLFLAGGLASLLGLIRRDDNWRRAGLWLMTLAGPLSMAACWKMQLLFREEDAVFWSRLMAGDLAQLFSYGSLGVIAGSGLALGGLSLSKRALPLFSGAVFFACMWYIIYLHPTPHYVPVEPWQDKLAWFIFVVGGAGACIVVFLLLKERLKIFRAPLSALAGVFSFLSILLVTGYDMAQRPLPLAAMDAETRIHATGCLACHTMNGEGFPEPGGGLESVASRTEDVVLAFMTKPDAASAKELGIRENPTGEMAGVVLTIEEATLLTEAMTRLFEIQPPASLGAEFERVEILLTEKTCLACHTLNGEGAPDGGIGGALESAAVMELEQLTQWLIEPTLENAMEFEIADFATGAMASFALPEEDAKLMAEWIKTLTPVE from the coding sequence ATGAAACACGTCCTCTTATGGGTCGTGCAAGTTTTAATCGTACTCTTTCTCGCTGGCGGATTGGCCTCGCTTTTGGGGCTTATCCGCCGCGATGATAATTGGCGACGGGCGGGCTTGTGGTTAATGACCCTCGCAGGCCCCTTGAGCATGGCCGCTTGTTGGAAGATGCAGCTATTGTTTCGCGAAGAAGACGCCGTCTTCTGGTCGCGACTGATGGCGGGCGACCTCGCCCAGTTATTTTCTTATGGCTCGCTTGGCGTGATTGCCGGTTCCGGCTTGGCGCTGGGCGGCCTGTCATTGAGCAAGCGCGCCTTGCCGCTGTTTAGCGGCGCCGTGTTCTTCGCCTGCATGTGGTACATCATTTACCTGCACCCGACCCCGCATTACGTCCCGGTTGAGCCTTGGCAAGATAAACTCGCGTGGTTCATTTTCGTCGTTGGCGGCGCGGGCGCCTGTATCGTCGTCTTTTTACTTTTAAAAGAACGCCTGAAAATCTTTCGAGCGCCGCTTTCCGCTTTGGCTGGCGTCTTCTCATTTCTCAGCATTCTTCTCGTCACGGGTTATGACATGGCGCAGCGGCCTTTGCCTTTGGCTGCAATGGACGCTGAAACGCGGATCCATGCGACAGGCTGCCTTGCCTGCCACACCATGAATGGCGAGGGCTTCCCCGAACCAGGCGGCGGATTGGAATCAGTCGCCAGCCGGACAGAAGACGTTGTACTCGCCTTTATGACCAAGCCGGACGCAGCCTCAGCGAAAGAACTGGGCATTCGCGAAAACCCGACCGGAGAAATGGCGGGCGTTGTGTTAACCATTGAAGAAGCCACCTTGTTGACCGAAGCCATGACCCGTTTGTTTGAAATTCAGCCTCCTGCAAGTCTGGGCGCCGAATTTGAACGCGTTGAAATCCTACTGACAGAAAAAACCTGTCTGGCGTGCCATACGCTCAATGGCGAAGGCGCACCCGACGGAGGCATCGGCGGCGCGCTTGAATCAGCCGCTGTTATGGAACTCGAACAATTAACCCAATGGCTAATCGAACCTACGCTCGAAAACGCAATGGAATTTGAAATTGCCGATTTTGCCACAGGCGCGATGGCCTCGTTTGCTCTACCAGAAGAAGACGCCAAACTCATGGCGGAATGGATCAAGACCTTAACGCCCGTAGAATAA
- a CDS encoding RNA polymerase sigma factor, which produces MSGNSNHLSQGKDRKAETPRGNSDTMVGAANTQTVSAWKASAWPTSNSGVIEGTVTDQQEGRSNCFEESISDEQLMLDCQKGKEEALEQLYARYYQPIFLFILRMVQRRDLAEDLAQETFLRIYNNRMSWQPRSKFTSWMYRIARNLSIDEKRRYWNRMVYADSSFRDRNGEDQGSFLENVKDKGGDARDAFANKIDEEAIKNAINQLSDEQREVIVLNKYQGLSYVEIAEILDATPESIKQRAYRAHLKLRDILQPLLGEYA; this is translated from the coding sequence ATGAGCGGTAATTCTAATCATTTATCTCAAGGAAAGGACCGCAAGGCGGAAACGCCCCGCGGCAATTCTGATACGATGGTGGGTGCAGCCAATACGCAAACCGTCAGCGCCTGGAAAGCCAGCGCCTGGCCCACGTCCAATTCGGGAGTCATTGAGGGAACCGTTACGGACCAGCAGGAGGGTCGTTCTAATTGCTTCGAAGAAAGTATCAGCGATGAACAGTTGATGCTGGATTGCCAAAAAGGCAAAGAAGAAGCGTTAGAACAACTATACGCGAGATATTATCAGCCGATCTTTTTGTTCATCCTTCGCATGGTGCAGCGTCGCGATTTGGCGGAGGACTTGGCCCAGGAAACATTTTTGCGGATCTATAACAACCGCATGTCCTGGCAGCCCAGGTCTAAATTCACCTCATGGATGTACCGGATTGCGCGCAATCTGAGCATTGATGAAAAACGCCGCTACTGGAACCGCATGGTGTACGCCGATTCAAGTTTTCGCGATCGCAACGGCGAAGATCAAGGCTCGTTTCTCGAAAATGTCAAAGACAAAGGCGGCGATGCGCGCGACGCTTTCGCCAACAAGATCGACGAAGAGGCCATCAAGAACGCGATCAACCAATTATCAGACGAACAACGCGAAGTCATTGTTCTTAACAAGTACCAAGGACTTTCGTACGTCGAGATCGCGGAAATTTTAGACGCAACGCCGGAGTCGATTAAACAACGGGCTTACCGCGCCCATTTAAAACTACGGGATATTTTGCAACCCTTGTTAGGTGAATACGCCTAA